The Raphanus sativus cultivar WK10039 chromosome 2, ASM80110v3, whole genome shotgun sequence genome includes a region encoding these proteins:
- the LOC108842518 gene encoding cell division protein FtsZ homolog 1, chloroplastic-like produces the protein MAITPLAQLNELTISSSSSSFLANSISPNCSCASTRISAFPKSKSKPLRLRCSFSPMETAKIKVVGVGGGGNNAVNRMISSGLQSVDFYAINTDSQALLQSSAQTPLQIGELLTRGLGTGGNPLLGEQAAEESKDAIADALKGSDLVFITAGMGGGTGSGAAPVVAQIAKDAGYLTVGVVTYPFSFEGRKRSLQALEAIEKLQKNVDTLIVIPNDRLLDIADEQTPLQDAFLLADDVLRQGVQGISDIITIPGLVNVDFADVKAVMKDSGTAMLGVGVSCGKNRAQEAAEQATLAPLIGSSIQSATGVVYNITGGKDITLQEVNRVSQVVTSLADPSANIIFGAVVDDRYTGEIHVTIIATGFSQSFQKTLLTDPRAAKLLDKTGSSVQQENKGMSLPHQRQSPATINTKPSSPRRLFF, from the exons ATGGCGATTACTCCGTTGGCGCAGCTCAACGAGTTAACGATCTCTTCCTCGTCCTCGTCATTTCTAGCCAATTCAATATCCCCCAACTGTAGCTGCGCGAGTACCAGAATCAGCGCCTTCCCGAAATCAAAGTCCAAGCCTTTGCGTCTGAGGTGCTCCTTCTCTCCGATGGAGACCGCGAAGATCAAGGTCGTCGGCGTCGGCGGTGGAGGTAACAACGCCGTCAACCGCATGATTTCGAGCGGTTTACAGAGCGTCGATTTCTACGCGATAAACACCGACTCTCAAGCTCTGCTTCAGTCTTCTGCGCAAACCCCGCTTCAAATTGGAGAGCTTTTAACTCGTGGCCTTG GTACTGGTGGGAACCCGCTTCTGGGAGAGCAAGCTGCTGAAGAGTCTAAAGATGCTATTGCTGATGCACTTAAAGGATCTGACCTTGTTTTCATTACTGCTGGTATGGGTGGTGGTACTGGCTCTGGTGCTGCTCCTGTTGTTGCTCAGATTGCCAAGGACGCTGGTTATTTGACTGTTGGTGTTGTTACTTACCCGTTTAGCTTCGAGGGGCGTAAAAGATCTTTgcag GCACTGGAAGCTATTGAGAAGCTGCAGAAGAACGTGGATACGCTAATTGTGATTCCAAATGATCGTCTGCTAGATATTGCTGATGAACAGACACCTCTTCAGGACGCTTTTCTTCTTGCTGATGATGTTTTACGCCAAGGAGTTCAAGGAATCTCAGATATCATTACT ATACCTGGACTGGTCAATGTAGATTTTGCGGATGTGAAGGCGGTTATGAAAGATTCTGGGACTGCAATGCTCGGGGTAGGTGTTTCCTGCGGCAAGAACCGGGCACAAGAAGCAGCTGAACAAGCCACTTTGGCTCCATTGATCGGATCATCCATACAGTCAGCTACTGGTGTCGTTTACAACATCACCGGTGGAAAAGACATTACTTTGCAGGAAGTGAACCGAGTGTCTCAG GTGGTGACAAGTTTGGCAGACCCATCAGCCAACATCATATTTGGAGCTGTTGTGGATGATCGCTACACAGGAGAGATTCATGTAACGATAATAGCCACGGGGTTTTCTCAGTCTTTCCAGAAGACACTTCTGACTGACCCAAGAGCTGCTAAACTACTTGACAAAACGGGATCATCAGTTCAACAAGAGAACAAAGGAATGTCTCTGCCTCACCAGAGGCAGTCCCCTGCAACCATCAACACCAAACCATCCTCTCCCCGTAGACTTTTCTtctag
- the LOC108842517 gene encoding 65-kDa microtubule-associated protein 1 — MVVTDAESPHLGEITCGTLLQKLQEIWDEVGESDEQRDKMLLQIEQECLDVYKRKVEQAAKSRAELLQTLSDANAELSSLTTSLGEKSFANGIPDKSHGTIKEQLAAIAPALEQLWQQKEERVRDFSDVQSQIQKISGEIAGGLSSELPPIVDESDLSLKKLDSFHSQLQELQKEKSDRLQKVLEFVSTVHDLCAVLGLDFLTTVTEVHPSLDEETGAQSKSISNETLSRLAKTVLTLEDDKKQRLQKLQELAAQLIDLWNLMDTPEEERELFDHVTCNISASVDEVTSPGALAHDLIKQAEVEVDRLDQLKASRMKEIAFKKQCELEEIYARAHVETNPESARERIMSLIDSGNVEHTELLADMDSQIAKAKEEAFSRKDILDRVEKWMSACEEESWLEDYNRDHNRYSASRGAHLNLKRAEKARILVSKIPAMVDTLVAKIRGWEEEHSISFAYDGVPLLAMLDEYVMLRQEREDEKRRLREQKKVQEQPHVEQDSGFSTRPSPARPVSAKKPVGARANNGTPNRRLSLNANQNGSRSIAKEGERRGSLNRTAAPTNYVAISKEEAASSPGSGAADHVQASP, encoded by the exons ATGGTGGTCACAGATGCTGAAAGTCCTCATCTTGGGGAGATTACTTGTGGTACTTTACTTCAAAAGTTGCAG gaaataTGGGATGAAGTTGGTGAGAGCGATGAGCAACGAGACAAGATGCTTCTTCAGATAGAGCAAGAGTGTCTTGACGTTTACAAGCGCAAAGTTGAACAGGCTGCCAAGTCCCGCGCCGAGCTTCTCCAGACCCTGTCTGATGCTAATGCTGAACTCTCCAGCCTCACTACCTCTCTTGGAGAAAAAAGCTTTGCTAATGGCATT CCTGATAAGTCTCATGGAACGATTAAAGAACAGCTTGCTGCTATAGCACCGGCTCTCGAACAACTGTGGCAACAGAAGGAGGAGAGAGTCAGAGACTTCTCTGATGTGCAATCACAGATCCAGAAGATATCTGGAGAGATTGCTGGTGGTTTGAGCAGTGAGCTTCCTCCTATAGTCGATGAATCTGATCTCTCTCTCAAGAAACTAGACTCTTTCCACAGCCAGCTCCAGGAGCTTCAGAAAGAGAAGAGTGACAGGCTGCAGAAAGTCCTAGAGTTTGTGAGCACTGTTCATGATCTATGTGCCGTTCTCGGTTTGGACTTCTTAACCACCGTGACAGAAGTTCATCCCAGCTTAGATGAAGAGACAGGTGCCCAGTCTAAGAGCATTAGCAATGAGACTCTCTCGAGGTTGGCTAAAACCGTCTTGACTCTTGAAGATGATAAGAAGCAAAGACTTCAGAAGCTTCAGGAGCTAGCTGCTCAGCTGATTGATCTTTGGAACCTGATGGACACTCCTGAGGAGGAGAGGGAGCTGTTTGATCATGTGACTTGTAACATCTCAGCTTCAGTCGATGAGGTCACTTCTCCAGGTGCTCTTGCACATGATCTGATCAAGCAG GCCGAGGTGGAAGTGGACAGGCTTGACCAGCTGAAAGCCAGCCGGATGAAGGAGATCGCTTTCAAGAAACAGTGTGAGCTAGAGGAGATATACGCTCGTGCACACGTGGAAACAAACCCTGAATCAGCTCGTGAGAGGATCATGTCACTGATTGATTCTGGAAACGTTGAGCATACTGAGTTGTTGGCGGATATGGATAGTCAGATAGCTAAGGCTAAAGAAGAAGCGTTTAGTAGAAAGGATATACTGGACAGAGTTGAGAAATGGATGTCAGCTTGTGAGGAAGAGAGCTGGTTAGAAGACTACAACAGG GATCACAACAGGTACAGTGCAAGCAGAGGTGCGCACTTGAATCTCAAGAGAGCTGAGAAAGCCAGGATTCTGGTTAGCAAGATTCCTG CCATGGTGGACACATTGGTTGCCAAGATCAGAGGTTGGGAAGAGGAACACAGCATCTCCTTTGCATACGATGGTGTTCCTCTGCTAGCTATGTTGGATGAGTACGTTATGCTTAGGCAAGAACGAGAAGATGAGAAACGGAGGCTGAGG GAGCAAAAGAAGGTTCAAGAACAGCCACACGTAGAGCAAGACTCTGGGTTTAGCACAAGGCCAAGCCCTGCAAGACCCGTCAGTGCTAAGAAACCTGTGGGGGCTCGAGCTAACAACGGAACACCAAACCGGCGTTTATCTTTGAATGCAAACCAGAATGGAAGCAGGTCTATTGcaaaagaaggagagagaagagGGAGTCTCAACAGGACGGCTGCTCCTACAAACTACGTTGCCATTTCGAAAGAGGAAGCTGCTTCCTCTCCTGGTTCTGGTGCTGCAGATCATGTTCAAGCTTCACCGTGA
- the LOC108829308 gene encoding V-type proton ATPase subunit e1, with protein sequence MGFLITSLIFVVVGIIASLCVRICFARGPSTNLLHFTLVITATVCCWMMWAIVYIAQMNPLIVPILSETE encoded by the exons atgGGTTTCCTGATAACAAGCCTAATCTTCGTGGTCGTTGGGATAATTGCTTCTCTGTGCGTTCGAATCTGCTTCGCTAGAGGTCCCTCCACAAATCT GCTTCACTTCACCTTGGTCATTACTGCCACGGTCTGCTGCTGGATGAT GTGGGCGATTGTATACATTGCACAGATGAATCCTCTGATTGTCCCAATCCTAAGCGAAACAGAGTAG